The genomic segment AAGCGGAAGTGGAGAAGCCACATTAATAAAAAGGTAGCTACTCCAAAGCAAGAGAAGGTTACTGAAGATCTTCAAAACAAAGGGAAAGACAAGCCTATAACAGTGGAGCCTACCCCAAAAATATCATATCCTAAAAGGTTTTGAAAGGTGAATCTTGACAAGAAATTTTATAAATTTCTCGAGGTATTCAAGAAACTTCACATCAACATACCGTTTCCAGAGGCTCTagaacaaatgcctagttatgtgaagttcatgaaggataTACTGTCTAAGAAGAGGAGAATGGAATATTATGAGACAGTAGCCTTGACTGAAGAATGCAGTGCCATATTACAgcgaaagcttcctcaaaagttaaggGATCCATGGAGCTTTACAATACCTTCCACCATTGGTAATTTTCAGTGTGAAAGAGCGTTATCTGATTTGGGTGAAAGTATTAATCTGATGCTACTCTCTGTATTTCTAAGATTGGGACTAGGAGAAGCTCGCCCCACCATAGTCACACTTCAATTGGCAGAAAGATTAGTCAAGCATTCTCGAtgtattattgaagatgttcttgtgcAGGTGGAAAAATTTATCTTCCCTGGAGATTTTATAGTACTTGACATGGAGGAAGATGAGGGTGTTCCTATTATCTTAGGGAGGCCATTTTTAGCCATTGGGCAAGCATTGATAGATGTACAGAAGGGGGAGTTGAAATTAAGGGTTCAAGGTTAGGATGTGGTTTTCAATGTGTTCAAGGCTTTGACTTATCCTCGGGCAAGTGACAGTTGTTACAGTGTGAATGTTTTAGATGAAGAATGTTCAAAGGGGAAGCCTACAAAAAATCCTCTTGAGTTGAGTCTGATATCGATCCCAGAAGAATGTGATTGCATTGAGGCCATTGAGTATGTGAAATGGTTGAAAGCAGTTGGGCAGATTTACAAGAAAAAGTACGAGGAGTTGGGTCAAGGGCCTGAGCGACCACTTCCATCCATAGAGAAGCCACCAACTTTAGAGATGAAGTCTCTACCTAAGCACCTCCGCTACATTTATTTGGGTGAGAAAGAGACATTGTCTgtcattattttttattctttatcTACTATGGAAGAAGATAAATTACTCAGAGTATTAAGGTCTCATAAGTTAGCCATTGGATGGACCTAGCTGATATAAAGGGTGTACGCCCtagatttcccacgggctgtttagcaggacgatcctcggactaaacatgatttagcccgaggctcccacaggccagaggctttatcttcaggacgggccctttctagctcgaggggatggagtttcctgctccctcttgttgttccaggagctgggaacaacatccgacgaccactgacggatcagctcgggttatggattgctccggtagcgagcttctcaggaagctctgaccctatgggaagtcaacacgcaagataaacgtgcataatcctgccatcacgtgtccgatatccccctgacttctcggacacgccgcaggaacgtgcgtattcagacacccacggacgggttgggccgtgcggcccattatctccttccatactgattagaccacacttgtgtgtcaggtttaggaagtaatcatgaatatcacagacttgatatgacaaatggtaaggtcacgggatgacctccctaccaatttccaggtgccttctcctataaatatggagaccctgggaattgataggggttggaaaaaatagtcttgtaagaactatatattttgtaaaccaattacccagaaaagatcaataatattgactagtggagtagaaggattttaaccttcgaaccacttaaaaacgtgtttagggtcacctagttcttctcacaaagatttcatatctgcggcggttctacttttaagtactaatctctttctcttcttctcttaattacctgttgccgaagaaccgcgtcaacagtttggtgctttcattgagaggaagtccaattagtactaccacaaacatacaactatggtgaccactcgatccaaacatggaaacgagacagaacagcatgatgggcaggaggcccgccatgttgccctccccgaggagcaagttcctgaagtccagcaaaggccaggaaagcagccggccggccaagacgacactggtagttcgacgccccggccgcctaatctgaatccaggttattatactgcagtggagatggagaatgctcaactgaggagccagctagcaggagctggtcagcaaatccaggatattctgagtcgactaccccctctcacaaccaacggtaacgttggagagaggcaaggcaaggctcctaagtctcgccggagtaatcgatccaggtatagccgttcgggtagactccctgcagccaactccaccccttcatcacgccatcaagaggcgaacttcagggaaatgcctcagaccgaaccgcagcgatacagccgttcggttaggacatcaacccctagctctcagccttcctcgaggacacccggaagagataggggaaattcccaaaggagggccgaggagatccggagacgtcagcccgtccccgaagagcgtccagttcctcgtccagatcgcccagcgcgaaaccatcaagctggcagggccgagaggcccccaccaaatttagtccgtccagacggcactaggatcgcctctccggtcaggcatcctccttctcccatcagatacccgtctcctcagcccgtccgagacatcccgacctacataaatagtaggagagacccgccatcggccgggccttcccggcgcagcagggtgccgggggaaggatcaggtcggagccgccaaagacgcacatcgagcctgtccagcaggagtcactggaccggtagtgcacggagtgatctttcgggaggagacctgcgacagcgactaagttcagcacaaagtcaccataatacccagggaggcgaccttcgagatcgcctcaactctcacagagaggatcgagttagggatggtagccaggcccgctcagttggggtccgatccgaagtacgtaatggcgggaatgccccaaatgacctatctccagataggaggggcaataacccgcctaatatgtacaacgggtccggagctgttgaacagccccggaataacccaggatctcaggacaaaaccttagagcgcttaactcaaatggaggagctgatgaagaagctcctgtcagagaaagaaaaagacgaatatgattcaggggatgagatgg from the Humulus lupulus chromosome X, drHumLupu1.1, whole genome shotgun sequence genome contains:
- the LOC133806208 gene encoding uncharacterized protein LOC133806208, whose protein sequence is MPSYVKFMKDILSKKRRMEYYETVALTEECSAILQRKLPQKLRDPWSFTIPSTIGNFQCERALSDLGESINLMLLSVFLRLGLGEARPTIVTLQLAERLVKHSRCIIEDVLVQVEKFIFPGDFIVLDMEEDEGVPIILGRPFLAIGQALIDVQKGELKLRVQDEECSKGKPTKNPLELSLISIPEECDCIEAIEYVKWLKAVGQIYKKKYEELGQGPERPLPSIEKPPTLEMKSLPKHLRYIYLGEKETLSVIIFYSLSTMEEDKLLRVLRSHKLAIGWT